One window of Triplophysa rosa linkage group LG8, Trosa_1v2, whole genome shotgun sequence genomic DNA carries:
- the ctnnb1 gene encoding catenin beta-1 isoform X2, with protein MATQSDLMELDMAMEPDRKAAVSHWQQQSYLDSGIHSGATTTAPSLSGKGNPEEEDVDNQVLYEWEQGFNQSFNQEQVADIDGQYAMTRAQRVRAAMFPETLDEGMQIPSTQFDSAHPTNVQRLAEPSQMLKHAVVNLINYQDDAELATRAIPELTKLLNDEDQVVVNKAAVMVHQLSKKEASRHAIMRSPQMVSAIVRTMQNTNDVETARCTSGTLHNLSHHREGLLAIFKSGGIPALVKMLGSPVDSVLFYAITTLHNLLLHQEGAKMAVRLAGGLQKMVALLNKTNVKFLAITTDCLQILAYGNQESKLIILASGGPQALVNIMRTYTYEKLLWTTSRVLKVLSVCSSNKPAIVEAGGMQALGLHLTDPSQRLVQNCLWTLRNLSDAATKQEGMEGLLGTLVQLLGSDDINVVTCAAGILSNLTCNNYKNKMMVCQVGGIEALVRTVLRAGDREDITEPAICALRHLTSRHQDAEMAQNAVRLHYGLPVVVKLLHPPSHWPLIKATVGLIRNLALCPANHAPLREQGAIPRLVQLLVRAHQDTQRRTSMGGTQQQFVEGVRMEEIVEGCTGALHILARDIHNRIVIRGLNTIPLFVQLLYSPIENIQRVAAGVLCELAQDKEAAEAIEAEGATAPLTELLHSRNEGVATYAAAVLFRMSEDKPQDYKKRLSVELTSSLFRTEPMTWNETGDLGLDIGAQVEPLGYRPDDPSYRSFHSGGYGQDAMGLDPMMEHEMGGHHPGPDYPVDGLPDLGHAQDLIDGLPPGDSNQLAWFDTDL; from the exons ATGGCGACCCAAT CTGACCTGATGGAGCTTGACATGGCCATGGAGCCTGATCGCAAGGCTGCCGTCAGCCACTGGCAACAGCAGTCTTACCTGGACTCAGGTATCCACTCTGGGGCCACCACCACCGCCCCATCCCTGAGCGGCAAGGGCAACCCAGAGGAAGAGGATGTGGATAATCAGGTGCTGTATGAGTGGGAACAGGGCTTCAACCAGTCCTTCAACCAGGAGCAGGTAGCAG ACATCGATGGCCAGTATGCCATGACCAGAGCCCAGAGAGTCCGGGCGGCCATGTTCCCCGAGACTTTGGACGAGGGCATGCAAATCCCCTCCACACAGTTTGACTCTGCCCACCCCACAAACGTCCAGCGCCTGGCCGAGCCCTCACAGATGCTCAAACATGCCGTGGTCAACCTCATCAACTACCAGGACGACGCAGAACTGGCCACTCGAGCCATTCCAGAGCTCACCAAACTACTGAACGATGAGGATCAG GTGGTGGTGAATAAGGCAGCTGTAATGGTGCACCAGCTTTCCAAGAAGGAGGCATCCCGTCACGCCATCATGAGATCCCCACAGATGGTGTCTGCCATCGTGAGGACCATGCAGAACACCAACGACGTAGAAACGGCCCGTTGCACCTCCGGCACCCTGCACAACCTATCCCACCACAGAGAAGGCCTGCTCGCCATCTTCAAATCTGGAGGCATTCCTGCCCTTGTCAAAATGCTCGG CTCCCCTGTGGACTCTGTACTATTTTATGCCATCACGACTCTACACAACCTGCTACTGCACCAGGAAGGAGCCAAGATGGCTGTTCGTCTGGCAGGAGGCCTGCAGAAAATGGTGGCcttgttaaacaaaacaaacgtcAAATTCCTCGCCATCACAACAGACTGCCTTCAGATTTTGGCATACGGCAATCAGGAAAGCAAA CTTATCATTCTGGCCAGTGGAGGCCCACAAGCTCTGGTCAACATCATGAGGACCTACACCTACGAGAAACTGCTGTGGACCACTAGTCGAGTACTCAAAGTCCTTTCTGTTTGCTCCAGTAACAAACCTGCAATTGTTGAGGCTG gTGGTATGCAAGCACTTGGCCTTCACCTCACAGACCCCAGTCAGCGATTGGTACAAAACTGCTTGTGGACTTTGAGGAATCTTTCAGACGCCGCCACCAAACAG GAGGGTATGGAGGGTCTGCTGGGCACCCTGGTCCAGTTGCTCGGCTCAGATGACATCAACGTGGTGACATGTGCTGCTGGAATTCTATCCAACCTCACCTGCAACAACTACAAGAACAAGATGATGGTGTGCCAAGTGGGCGGCATCGAGGCGTTAGTGCGGACCGTCCTTCGCGCTGGAGACCGagaggacatcacagaaccggCTATCTGCGCTCTCCGCCACCTCACGTCAAGACATCAAGATGCAGAGATGGCCCAGAATGCAGTGCGGCTGCACTATGGGCTGCCTGTGGTGGTCAAATTACTCCACCCTCCCTCACATTGGCCTCTAATTAAG GCCACAGTCGGGCTGATCCGTAACCTGGCACTGTGCCCGGCGAACCATGCCCCGCTGAGAGAACAGGGCGCCATCCCTCGTCTAGTGCAGCTTTTGGTCAGAGCACATCAGGACACTCAGAGACGCACCTCCATGGGTGGAACACAGCAGCAGTTTGTG GAGGGTGTACGTATGGAAGAGATCGTGGAGGGCTGCACTGGAGCTCTGCACATTCTAGCCAGAGACATTCACAACAGAATCGTCATCAGAGGACTCAACACTATTCCACTTTTTGTTCAG TTGCTGTATTCGCCCATCGAGAACATCCAGCGTGTAGCTGCAGGTGTGTTGTGCGAGCTGGCTCAGGATAAGGAGGCAGCTGAAGCCATCGAGGCAGAAGGAGCCACCGCTCCTCTCACAGAGCTCCTCCACTCCAGAAATGAGGGCGTCG CCACGTACGCCGCTGCAGTTCTGTTCCGCATGTCTGAGGATAAGCCCCAGGACTACAAGAAACGACTGTCTGTGGAGCTCACCAGCTCTCTGTTCAGAACCGAGCCCATGACCTGGAACGAG ACCGGAGATCTGGGGCTTGATATCGGTGCGCAGGTCGAGCCTCTGGGCTACAGACCAGACG ACCCAAGCTACCGCTCCTTCCATTCCGGAGGCTACGGGCAGGACGCCATGGGCTTGGACCCCATGATGGAGCACGAGATGGGCGGGCACCACCCTGGCCCCGATTACCCTGTGGACGGTCTGCCCGACCTCGGCCATGCCCAGGACCTGATTGACGGCCTCCCGCCAGGCGACAGCAATCAGCTGGCCTGGTTTGATACCGATCTGTAA
- the ctnnb1 gene encoding catenin beta-1 isoform X1, giving the protein MATQSDLMELDMAMEPDRKAAVSHWQQQSYLDSGIHSGATTTAPSLSGKGNPEEEDVDNQVLYEWEQGFNQSFNQEQVADIDGQYAMTRAQRVRAAMFPETLDEGMQIPSTQFDSAHPTNVQRLAEPSQMLKHAVVNLINYQDDAELATRAIPELTKLLNDEDQVVVNKAAVMVHQLSKKEASRHAIMRSPQMVSAIVRTMQNTNDVETARCTSGTLHNLSHHREGLLAIFKSGGIPALVKMLGSPVDSVLFYAITTLHNLLLHQEGAKMAVRLAGGLQKMVALLNKTNVKFLAITTDCLQILAYGNQESKLIILASGGPQALVNIMRTYTYEKLLWTTSRVLKVLSVCSSNKPAIVEAGGMQALGLHLTDPSQRLVQNCLWTLRNLSDAATKQTSLAEVDVQEGMEGLLGTLVQLLGSDDINVVTCAAGILSNLTCNNYKNKMMVCQVGGIEALVRTVLRAGDREDITEPAICALRHLTSRHQDAEMAQNAVRLHYGLPVVVKLLHPPSHWPLIKATVGLIRNLALCPANHAPLREQGAIPRLVQLLVRAHQDTQRRTSMGGTQQQFVEGVRMEEIVEGCTGALHILARDIHNRIVIRGLNTIPLFVQLLYSPIENIQRVAAGVLCELAQDKEAAEAIEAEGATAPLTELLHSRNEGVATYAAAVLFRMSEDKPQDYKKRLSVELTSSLFRTEPMTWNETGDLGLDIGAQVEPLGYRPDDPSYRSFHSGGYGQDAMGLDPMMEHEMGGHHPGPDYPVDGLPDLGHAQDLIDGLPPGDSNQLAWFDTDL; this is encoded by the exons ATGGCGACCCAAT CTGACCTGATGGAGCTTGACATGGCCATGGAGCCTGATCGCAAGGCTGCCGTCAGCCACTGGCAACAGCAGTCTTACCTGGACTCAGGTATCCACTCTGGGGCCACCACCACCGCCCCATCCCTGAGCGGCAAGGGCAACCCAGAGGAAGAGGATGTGGATAATCAGGTGCTGTATGAGTGGGAACAGGGCTTCAACCAGTCCTTCAACCAGGAGCAGGTAGCAG ACATCGATGGCCAGTATGCCATGACCAGAGCCCAGAGAGTCCGGGCGGCCATGTTCCCCGAGACTTTGGACGAGGGCATGCAAATCCCCTCCACACAGTTTGACTCTGCCCACCCCACAAACGTCCAGCGCCTGGCCGAGCCCTCACAGATGCTCAAACATGCCGTGGTCAACCTCATCAACTACCAGGACGACGCAGAACTGGCCACTCGAGCCATTCCAGAGCTCACCAAACTACTGAACGATGAGGATCAG GTGGTGGTGAATAAGGCAGCTGTAATGGTGCACCAGCTTTCCAAGAAGGAGGCATCCCGTCACGCCATCATGAGATCCCCACAGATGGTGTCTGCCATCGTGAGGACCATGCAGAACACCAACGACGTAGAAACGGCCCGTTGCACCTCCGGCACCCTGCACAACCTATCCCACCACAGAGAAGGCCTGCTCGCCATCTTCAAATCTGGAGGCATTCCTGCCCTTGTCAAAATGCTCGG CTCCCCTGTGGACTCTGTACTATTTTATGCCATCACGACTCTACACAACCTGCTACTGCACCAGGAAGGAGCCAAGATGGCTGTTCGTCTGGCAGGAGGCCTGCAGAAAATGGTGGCcttgttaaacaaaacaaacgtcAAATTCCTCGCCATCACAACAGACTGCCTTCAGATTTTGGCATACGGCAATCAGGAAAGCAAA CTTATCATTCTGGCCAGTGGAGGCCCACAAGCTCTGGTCAACATCATGAGGACCTACACCTACGAGAAACTGCTGTGGACCACTAGTCGAGTACTCAAAGTCCTTTCTGTTTGCTCCAGTAACAAACCTGCAATTGTTGAGGCTG gTGGTATGCAAGCACTTGGCCTTCACCTCACAGACCCCAGTCAGCGATTGGTACAAAACTGCTTGTGGACTTTGAGGAATCTTTCAGACGCCGCCACCAAACAG ACGTCTTTAGCTGAAGTAGATGTGCAG GAGGGTATGGAGGGTCTGCTGGGCACCCTGGTCCAGTTGCTCGGCTCAGATGACATCAACGTGGTGACATGTGCTGCTGGAATTCTATCCAACCTCACCTGCAACAACTACAAGAACAAGATGATGGTGTGCCAAGTGGGCGGCATCGAGGCGTTAGTGCGGACCGTCCTTCGCGCTGGAGACCGagaggacatcacagaaccggCTATCTGCGCTCTCCGCCACCTCACGTCAAGACATCAAGATGCAGAGATGGCCCAGAATGCAGTGCGGCTGCACTATGGGCTGCCTGTGGTGGTCAAATTACTCCACCCTCCCTCACATTGGCCTCTAATTAAG GCCACAGTCGGGCTGATCCGTAACCTGGCACTGTGCCCGGCGAACCATGCCCCGCTGAGAGAACAGGGCGCCATCCCTCGTCTAGTGCAGCTTTTGGTCAGAGCACATCAGGACACTCAGAGACGCACCTCCATGGGTGGAACACAGCAGCAGTTTGTG GAGGGTGTACGTATGGAAGAGATCGTGGAGGGCTGCACTGGAGCTCTGCACATTCTAGCCAGAGACATTCACAACAGAATCGTCATCAGAGGACTCAACACTATTCCACTTTTTGTTCAG TTGCTGTATTCGCCCATCGAGAACATCCAGCGTGTAGCTGCAGGTGTGTTGTGCGAGCTGGCTCAGGATAAGGAGGCAGCTGAAGCCATCGAGGCAGAAGGAGCCACCGCTCCTCTCACAGAGCTCCTCCACTCCAGAAATGAGGGCGTCG CCACGTACGCCGCTGCAGTTCTGTTCCGCATGTCTGAGGATAAGCCCCAGGACTACAAGAAACGACTGTCTGTGGAGCTCACCAGCTCTCTGTTCAGAACCGAGCCCATGACCTGGAACGAG ACCGGAGATCTGGGGCTTGATATCGGTGCGCAGGTCGAGCCTCTGGGCTACAGACCAGACG ACCCAAGCTACCGCTCCTTCCATTCCGGAGGCTACGGGCAGGACGCCATGGGCTTGGACCCCATGATGGAGCACGAGATGGGCGGGCACCACCCTGGCCCCGATTACCCTGTGGACGGTCTGCCCGACCTCGGCCATGCCCAGGACCTGATTGACGGCCTCCCGCCAGGCGACAGCAATCAGCTGGCCTGGTTTGATACCGATCTGTAA